The proteins below are encoded in one region of Aquisphaera giovannonii:
- a CDS encoding AI-2E family transporter, translating into MAEPEASRYADPFKLTIILFSSIAFMYFAGEVLKPLALSILFSFALTPGVRLLEKAGVPRAASVVFMVLLSLGLLGGVGYVVGQQLTALAADLPKYRENIEAKLSGIGVYREPGQESTAEKLERMANEVTARMEAPAATDERGLRPIQRVEVISHPSFQERLSSAVGPYLEFLGVGSFVLILVLFMLIGREELSDRIVALFGHYHVTLTTRTMQEIGQRISKYLGMFSLMNAGFGLVVGLGLWAIGVPYAVLWGSLAALLRFIPYVGPAAAFVMPVVFSFAYFPGWKQALEVVGLFLVAETALNSFLEPIIYGKTTGVSALGLLVAAMFWTWLWGTMGLLLSTPLTVCLAVIGKYVPALSFFSTMLGEEAELEPDVRFYQRLVALDRERAIGVVEEALKRRARAEVFDEVLIPALARAERDAAREELSDTEREFIWSVVGEVLDSLEGRPDYSLSARGIVANGADGEESPSVVGLAVENTSDALALRMLGQLLKAGGCRLDILACTDSSLQVAERVANESPRLVVASVLPKEGLALGRYLVRQLRARFPELPIVLGRWGHAEETGNGPGPSRERLAELGATKVVDTLADARERILGMVKPELKEKAAAAPLPA; encoded by the coding sequence GTGGCCGAGCCCGAAGCAAGTCGGTACGCCGACCCGTTCAAGCTCACGATCATCCTCTTCTCATCGATTGCCTTCATGTATTTCGCGGGCGAGGTCCTCAAACCCCTGGCGCTGTCCATCCTGTTCAGCTTCGCGCTGACGCCAGGCGTCCGGCTGCTGGAGAAGGCCGGGGTGCCGCGGGCGGCGTCGGTGGTGTTCATGGTGCTTCTGAGCTTGGGGCTGCTCGGCGGGGTCGGGTACGTCGTCGGCCAGCAGTTGACGGCGCTGGCCGCGGACCTGCCCAAGTACCGGGAGAACATCGAGGCGAAGCTCAGCGGGATCGGCGTCTACCGGGAGCCCGGCCAGGAATCGACGGCGGAGAAGCTGGAGCGGATGGCCAACGAGGTGACGGCCCGGATGGAGGCGCCCGCCGCGACCGACGAGCGGGGCCTCAGGCCGATCCAGCGGGTGGAGGTCATCTCGCACCCGTCGTTCCAGGAGCGGCTCTCGTCGGCCGTAGGGCCCTACCTGGAGTTCCTCGGCGTCGGCAGCTTCGTGCTCATCCTCGTCCTCTTCATGCTCATCGGCCGCGAGGAGCTGTCCGACCGCATCGTCGCCCTCTTCGGCCACTACCACGTCACGCTGACCACGCGGACGATGCAGGAGATCGGCCAGCGGATCAGCAAGTACCTGGGCATGTTCTCCCTGATGAACGCCGGCTTCGGCTTGGTGGTCGGACTGGGCCTCTGGGCGATCGGCGTGCCCTACGCGGTGCTCTGGGGCTCGCTCGCGGCGCTGCTGCGGTTCATCCCGTACGTCGGGCCGGCCGCGGCGTTCGTGATGCCGGTGGTCTTCTCGTTCGCCTACTTCCCGGGCTGGAAGCAGGCCCTGGAGGTGGTCGGGCTGTTCCTCGTCGCGGAGACGGCGCTCAACAGCTTCCTGGAGCCGATCATCTACGGCAAGACGACGGGCGTCTCGGCGCTCGGGCTGCTCGTCGCGGCGATGTTCTGGACGTGGCTGTGGGGGACCATGGGGCTCCTGCTCTCGACCCCCCTGACGGTCTGCCTGGCGGTGATCGGCAAGTACGTGCCGGCGCTCTCGTTCTTCTCCACGATGCTCGGCGAGGAGGCGGAGCTGGAGCCGGACGTCCGCTTCTACCAGCGCCTGGTGGCGCTGGACCGCGAGCGCGCGATCGGCGTGGTGGAGGAGGCACTCAAGAGGCGTGCGCGGGCCGAGGTCTTCGACGAGGTGCTGATCCCGGCGCTCGCGAGGGCGGAGCGGGACGCGGCCCGCGAGGAACTGAGCGACACCGAGCGCGAGTTCATCTGGTCGGTCGTCGGCGAGGTCCTCGACTCGCTGGAGGGCCGGCCCGACTACAGCCTGAGCGCCCGGGGGATCGTCGCCAACGGCGCGGACGGCGAGGAGTCGCCGTCGGTGGTCGGCCTGGCGGTGGAGAACACGTCGGACGCCCTGGCCCTGCGGATGCTCGGCCAGCTCCTGAAGGCGGGCGGCTGCCGGCTGGACATCCTCGCGTGCACCGACTCGTCGCTGCAGGTGGCCGAGCGCGTGGCGAACGAGTCGCCGCGGCTGGTGGTCGCCTCGGTGCTGCCGAAGGAGGGGCTGGCGCTGGGCCGCTACCTGGTCCGCCAGCTCCGCGCGAGGTTCCCCGAGCTGCCGATCGTCCTGGGCCGTTGGGGGCACGCCGAGGAGACGGGCAACGGCCCGGGCCCCAGCCGGGAGCGGCTGGCGGAGCTGGGGGCCACGAAGGTCGTCGACACTCTGGCCGACGCCCGGGAGCGGATCCTCGGGATGGTCAAGCCGGAGTTGAAGGAGAAGGCCGCCGCGGCCCCGCTGCCCGCGTGA